Proteins encoded together in one Phaeodactylum tricornutum CCAP 1055/1 chromosome 25, whole genome shotgun sequence window:
- a CDS encoding predicted protein, with the protein MKPYPRNIPVDTGSNTLSALRLQRSSRSGAQVLLPSGGAATSPMANPTTHMSRMRLLDIIESALRIVEETEEEEEEIAGGALSEGGTRQYFERPSGGAPPAA; encoded by the coding sequence ATGAAACCGTATCCTCGCAATATTCCCGTCGACACAGGGTCCAACACTCTTAGCGCATTACGGTTGCAACGGTCAAGTCGATCCGGTGCTCAAGTGCTCCTGCCGTCTGGTGGTGCCGCAACAAGTCCAATGGCGAATCCAACCACTCACATGTCCAGGATGAGATTGCTAGATATCATCGAATCTGCACTACGCATAGTGGAAGAAActgaggaagaagaagaggagatCGCGGGCGGCGCTTTATCAGAGGGGGGTACCAGACAATATTTTGAGCGCCCTAGTGGCGGAGCTCCTCCTGCAGCCTAG
- a CDS encoding predicted protein: MKAPLSTTVVLALGLPTLVATFALPPHLLRPGRTQTPPTRWQSPGILAAADDDDNSSSNDESSNPPPTAPKLVLSAEEIQKQLSQLKSKYPTSEADFLAAARARAAAKPASVQRSATDEDWQQIAREKKAQMGELDDWENSAKEAGNADSQILIPLEMQNDGDGEDPDEPKLMLF; this comes from the coding sequence ATGAAAGCACCACTATCCACCACTGTTGTGTTAGCCCTAGGATTACCTACGCTGGTTGCCACGTTTGCCCTTCCGCCACATTTGCTTCGGCCGGGCAGAACTCAGACCCCACCGACACGGTGGCAATCTCCTGGAATTCTGGCGGcggcggacgacgacgacaacagcagcagcaacgacgaatCCTCAAATCCACCTCCCACCGCACCCAAGTTGGTCTTGAGTGCGGAGGAAATACAGAAACAATTATCTCAACTCAAGAGCAAATATCCCACTTCGGAAGCCGAttttttggcggcggctcgGGCACGGGCAGCCGCCAAACCTGCATCGGTCCAGCGATccgccacggacgaagaCTGGCAACAAATCGCGCGGGAGAAAAAGGCCCAGATGGGGGAGCTGGACGATTGGGAAAACTCAGCCAAGGAAGCGGGCAATGCGGATTCGCAAATTCTTATTCCACTCGAAATGCAGAACGATGGGGATGGCGAGGATCCCGACGAACCAAAATTGATGCTGTTCTAG
- a CDS encoding predicted protein — MEDNLTSLPTNGESLLPTDVPTDRPLSIGVFGGSFNPIHLGHVLLAITTQQTKPVDQVVLVPVYKHAVKRDLLPFDDRVRMCRAAVGSFGQHNRAIVVSTVERRVGASNGAMLRALQQEYPEGTRFWWICGDDFFRWMERPKGLETLAHVSGLIVQRRLHKRANGQLFQEDLDEARVRAKTLQLDIHLDFIYGELPHFSSTLVRQAPGSWRSFLPQAVAAYLDARPHLQEQLLANLQADATAEAAQTVLSGEQPVTAASNTACSTTTTSAAAFKQAGLWVMRGLDMVHMLQYERGMTGLRLSTGTTQKYQQETLEEVQRNTDRVLREILDAHAESDQLVLLPADDDWPEVQALAAELQQVPTWLTRDRATLARRQLVLTATPGVEGWAARYSLVEKFHARLDLLTQSTVRALVEIRANLAVAQAQPTPSRSVPELLRSWCQGKEALGRLRAFVCAGGPDASTLVRESLATRQQLVRVMEAKDRCIARVLILEAGVSTRLAAPDALHRMLSEVTKAEWSLMGCCSYVANQPGSIQLVHQQLASGSAPSDEPFSVQHFFEASSTAIDFLLTFAKALAASACSTL, encoded by the coding sequence ATGGAGGACAATCTTACATCCCTCCCGACCAACGGCGAGTCGTTGCTACCGACGGACGTTCCCACCGATCGTCCCTTGTCCATTGGCGTTTTTGGCGGTTCCTTCAATCCCATCCATCTGGGACACGTGCTTTTGGCCATTACTACACAGCAGACCAAACCGGTGGATCAAGTAGTATTGGTACCCGTCTACAAACACGCCGTCAAGCGTGACTTATTGCCCTTCGACGATCGGGTCCGTATGTGCCGAGCCGCCGTCGGATCCTTCGGTCAGCACAATCGCGCCATTGTGGTATCTACCGTGGAACGCCGCGTAGGTGCCTCCAACGGAGCCATGCTGCGAGCTCTCCAACAAGAATACCCCGAGGGGACCCGCTTTTGGTGGATCTGTGGCGACGACTTCTTCCGATGGATGGAGCGACCCAAGGGGCTCGAAACACTCGCGCACGTTTCGGGATTGATCGTCCAGCGACGTCTCCACAAACGCGCCAACGGACAACTCTTTCAGGAAGATCTAGACGAAGCCCGCGTCCGCGCCAAAACCCTACAGCTCGATATCCATTTAGACTTTATTTACGGAGAGTTGCCGCACTTTTCGTCGACCCTCGTCCGGCAGGCACCGGGATCCTGGCGCTCCTTTTTGCCGCAAGCAGTCGCGGCCTACCTGGACGCGCGACCGCATTTACAGGAACAGTTGTTGGCCAATCTACAAGCCGACGCCACGGCAGAAGCCGCGCAAACCGTATTGTCCGGCGAACAGCCGGTGACCGCGGCTTCGAACACCGCGTGCTCCACAACCACCACGTCCGCGGCAGCCTTCAAACAAGCCGGGTTGTGGGTCATGCGGGGGCTTGATATGGTACACATGCTCCAGTACGAACGTGGCATGACCGGACTGCGCCTTTCCACCGGAACCACGCAAAAATACCAACAAGAAACCCTTGAAGAAGTCCAACGCAATACGGATCGCGTATTGCGAGAAATTCTCGACGCCCACGCGGAAAGCGACCAGCTCGTACTCCTCCCCGCCGACGATGACTGGCCCGAAGTCCAAGCCCTCGCGGCGGAACTCCAGCAAGTCCCCACTTGGTTGACGCGCGACCGCGCCACACTCGCTCGGCGCCAACTAGTTTTGACGGCCACACCCGGCGTCGAAGGCTGGGCGGCACGCTATTCCCTCGTGGAAAAGTTCCACGCCCGCCTCGACCTACTCACCCAAAGCACCGTCCGCGCGCTGGTAGAAATCCGTGCCAACCTCGCGGTGGCGCAAGCCCAACCCACACCGTCTCGGAGTGTACCGGAACTTTTACGTTCCTGGTGTCAGGGCAAGGAAGCCCTGGGACGACTGCGTGCGTTTGTCTGTGCCGGCGGCCCGGACGCCTCCACCCTGGTGCGCGAATCACTCGCCACCCGACAACAGCTGGTACGCGTGATGGAAGCCAAGGATCGGTGCATTGCGCGCGTATTGATTCTGGAAGCTGGTGTCTCGACCCGATTGGCCGCCCCCGATGCTTTGCACCGGATGCTGAGCGAAGTGACCAAGGCGGAATGGTCCCTCATGGGCTGCTGCAGTTACGTGGCCAACCAACCCGGATCCATCCAATTGGTCCATCAGCAGCTCGCATCCGGTAGCGCCCCCTCCGACGAACCATTCTCGGTCCAACACTTTTTTGAAGCCTCTAGTACGGCCATTGATTTTTTGTTAACCTTCGCCAAGGCCTTGGCTGCGTCCGCCTGCTCGACGTTGTAA
- a CDS encoding predicted protein codes for QLAGTTTKTAALTASVWAASTQIASAAGPDWGLFEGKSASLLHPVMMFSLLALSVSTAILGFQWRRQRTMGDEISSLKKTLAEARAANDSNQVSVLTAALTTEQDIAALTNERKELAAAGPKDKHFSQGALLAFLGTAFAIEGPLNTYARAGKLFPGPHLYAGAGLVCLWALAYACVPAMQKGNETARTVHIGANVTGIAFFVWQVTSGIPILQKVWEKTQWP; via the exons CAACTGGCCGGTACGACGACCAAGACGGCGGCTCTTACCGCCAGTGTTTGGGCCGCGTCGACGCAGATTGCGAGTGCGGCTGGACCCGATTGGGGACTCTTCGAG GGTAAATCGGCAAGTTTGTTGCATCCCGTCATGATGTTCAGTCTTCTCGCCTTGAGTGTTTCGACGGCCATTCTCGGATTCCAGTGGCGCCGTCAGCGTACCATGGGGGACGAAATTTCGTCTCTCAAAAAGA CCTTGGCGGAGGCGCGGGCTGCCAACGACAGCAACCAGGTCAGTGTCCTCACCGCGGCTCTCACGACGGAGCAAGACATTGCGGCGCTCACGAACGAACGCAAAGAACTCGCCGCTGCCGGGCCCAAAGACAAACACTTTAGTCAAGGCGCActtttggcctttttgggTACCGCCTTTGCCATCGAG GGTCCCTTGAACACGTACGCGCGGGCGGGAAAACTTTTTCCTGGTCCCCACTTGTACGCTGGTGCTGGACTCGTCTGTCTCTGGGCACTGGCCTACGCTTGCGTCCCCGCCATGCAAAAAGGCAACGAAACGGCGCGGACCGTGCACATTGGAGCTAACGTAACCGGCATCGCCTTTTTCGTGTGGCAGGTTACCAGTGGAATTCCTATTTTGCAAAAGGTCTGGGAAAAGACCCAGTGGCCCTAA
- a CDS encoding predicted protein, which produces MQNESGDNVDLYVPRKCSYTNRLIASKDHGSVQINVANVDPVTGVATGDATPYALVGFLRFKSEGDMALTSLVQKKDAELLTVAE; this is translated from the coding sequence ATGCAGAACGAATCCGGTGACAACGTGGACTTGTACGTCCCGCGCAAATGCTCCTACACCAACCGGCTGATCGCCAGTAAAGACCACGGATCGGTACAGATCAACGTGGCCAACGTGGATCCCGTCACGGGCGTCGCCACCGGAGACGCCACGCCCTACGCACTCGTTGGGTTTTTGCGGTTCAAGTCCGAAGGAGACATGGCCCTCACCAGCCTcgtgcaaaagaaagatgcCGAACTATTGACCGTGGCCGAATAA
- a CDS encoding predicted protein codes for MVKALPLCYVGFLAATTGSGCAFAPPSGTPLLPAFGLGSSALAASTLTEKDELVLSVVLLARTLGPVGVYNSEEEQSKLKQLADQLADFSDPAPALKSLSGRHELVYSAAPGGSSGKLFGPIFGRVTQEFVDDLTFLNAVEIGPLKLSLRAERKVMDDRVIQVSFKESIVSVFGNELIRKEIGGGGTWKYIFAGVMTDPASGKRKLLRVMETPSLFVIEAPVEESSIL; via the coding sequence ATGGTAAAGGCGTTACCCCTGTGCTATGTAGGATTCCTGGCGGCGACTACCGGTAGTGGATGTGCTTTCGCACCGCCCTCGGGGACCCCGTTACTTCCCGCTTTCGGACTCGGATCATCTGCGCTCGCCGCATCGACCCTGACCGAGAAGGATGAACTTGTTTTGTCTGTTGTATTGCTGGCACGTACATTAGGTCCCGTGGGGGTCTACAATTCGGAGGAAGAACAGAGCAAGCTGAAACAACTTGCTGATCAGTTGGCCGATTTTTCGGATCCGGCTCCGGCACTAAAAAGTCTATCCGGTCGACACGAGCTAGTCTATTCAGCCGCACCGGGTGGATCCTCCGGAAAATTGTTCGGACCGATATTCGGCAGAGTGACGCAGGAGTTTGTCGACGACTTGACGTTCTTGAATGCCGTCGAAATCGGTCCACTCAAACTGAGTTTACGGGCCGAACGCAAGGTAATGGACGACCGCGTAATTCAAGTCTCTTTCAAAGAGTCTATTGTGAGCGTTTTTGGCAACGAGCTGATCCGGAAAGAAATTGGAGGCGGTGGCACGTGGAAGTATATATTTGCGGGTGTTATGACGGACCCAGCGAGCGGCAAACGAAAGCTACTCCGAGTAATGGAAACGCCCAGTTTGTTCGTGATTGAAGCACCGGTAGAAGAGTCAAGCATTTTGTAG
- a CDS encoding predicted protein, whose translation MTETRKAFVVGGTGGVGSILIDELIQRGYTVSATYRKEQDKEKLESQGATAVHMDFVQMDEDAIQKALEGFQTVFFAAGSGGKDVYKIDRDGAIKFANAIRRMENAHPHYIVLSALGCDQPDKMPENLKEYSKAKKEADDVIAAMEDKGVQSTIVRPGNLTNDSAKENIIFRGVVYGQSIEAKSIVDSFDANELVNTRSDVAKVMAESADIFTDNNNRKTRVFEMIQGNESDHGSPIHEGLSSMKLDYNIAPQKS comes from the coding sequence ATGACCGAAACACGCAAAGCATTCGTTGTGGGAGGCACCGGAGGCGTCGGATCCATTTTGATCGATGAATTGATCCAAAGAGGCTACACTGTCAGTGCGACGTACCGAAAGGAGCAAGACAAGGAGAAACTCGAATCCCAAGGAGCCACGGCCGTGCACATGGATTTTGTGCAAATGGACGAGGACGCAATTCAGAAAGCATTGGAAGGGTTCCAGACCGTCTTCTTCGCCGCCGGGTCTGGCGGAAAGGACGTTTACAAAATCGACCGTGACGGGGCGATCAAGTTCGCCAATGCCATTAGACGGATGGAGAACGCACATCCTCATTATATCGTACTGAGTGCGCTCGGTTGTGATCAACCCGATAAAATGCCAGAAAATTTGAAGGAATACTCCAAAGCGAAGAAAGAAGCGGATGACGTCATTGCCGCCATGGAGGACAAGGGAGTCCAATCGACTATCGTCCGTCCGGGTAATCTCACGAACGATTCCGCCAAGGAGAATATCATTTTCCGGGGAGTCGTGTACGGACAATCCATCGAGGCCAAATCAATTGTCGATTCGTTCGACGCCAACGAGCTTGTTAACACAAGATCGGACGTTGCCAAAGTTATGGCGGAATCGGCTGACATCTTTACCGATAACAATAACAGAAAGACCCGTGTTTTCGAAATGATccaaggaaacgaaagcgatcaTGGTTCGCCAATTCATGAAGGCTTGTCTTCGATGAAGTTAGACTACAATATTGCTCCGCAAAAGTCCTAG
- a CDS encoding predicted protein has product MTGTTVLPRGFKSLQKWLQVEKSRFSASPILLLESTPHHQASNPHVAKACQHVKFLLSQQLGFRVVQGRPAGAYPTSEDVIKQLEMAARVGAGTVVAVGSGTAMDLAKTLATSVDEILMIPATYGGVLASSTPHALLLDAKEETLVLPHNDNSWNGSEQQQSASCPRTIGLLEPNLMETGNFHDAALATISLLLDAAYRKVLPEETLPKYVDKLLSHDGPDDEYLLYALIKAGQDTSFGLESQDRSIPIALLASLLPTSFADQSTLTFLAGLAPSMHSLTGADAVDPSKLQSAPKLIVANETVADLMALVRTNQSLWRCRDATSRAFLTVLNEHVLLQ; this is encoded by the coding sequence ATGACGGGCACGACGGTCCTCCCCCGAGGCTTTAAATCATTACAAAAGTGGCTACAAGTCGAAAAGTCACGTTTTTCCGCCTCCCCCATTTTGCTACTGGAAAGCACCCCCCATCACCAGGCATCCAATCCGCATGTAGCCAAAGCGTGCCAACACGTCAAATTTCTGTTGTCCCAACAACTAGGCTTCCGAGTCGTCCAAGGACGCCCCGCTGGTGCCTATCCAACATCTGAAGATGTGATCAAACAGCTCGAGATGGCCGCCAGGGTTGGTGCTGGTACGGTGGTGGCCGTCGGTAGCGGTACCGCCATGGATTTAGCCAAAACGTTGGCGACTTCAGTGGACGAAATTCTGATGATACCGGCAACGTACGGAGGTGTGCTAGCAAGCTCAACTCCACATGCGCTCCTTTTGgatgccaaagaagaaactcTCGTTCTACCTCATAATGACAATTCTTGGAATGGTAGCGAGCAACAGCAATCCGCAAGCTGCCCGAGAACGATTGGCCTACTTGAACCCAACTTAATGGAAACAGGAAACTTTCACGACGCAGCTTTGGCGACGATATCACTCTTACTCGACGCTGCATATCGAAAAGTATTACCGGAAGAAACACTCCCCAAATACGTCGACAAACTGTTGTCACACGATGGCCCCGATGATGAATACTTATTGTATGCCTTGATAAAGGCCGGTCAAGACACAAGCTTTGGTTTGGAAAGTCAAGATCGTTCCATCCCGATTGCCTTGCTAGCATCCCTCTTGCCAACTTCGTTTGCCGATCAATCCACACTTACATTCTTGGCGGGCCTGGCTCCGTCCATGCACTCCTTGACTGGTGCCGACGCCGTTGATCCTTCTAAACTGCAAAGCGCTCCAAAGCTTATTGTGGCGAATGAGACTGTTGCGGATCTTATGGCATTGGTGCGGACGAACCAATCACTATGGAGATGTCGAGATGCAACAAGCCGTGCTTTTTTGACAGTCCTCAACGAGCATGTGCTATTGCAGTAA
- a CDS encoding predicted protein yields MISYYDISGCYILRPWSYKMWELIQVWFNAKIEDMGVENAYFPLFVSQDRLEKEKDHVEGFAPEVAWVTRSGEGDLARPIAVRPTSETIMYPAYSDWIKSHRDLPLKLNQWSNVVRWEFKYPTPFLRTREFLWQEGHTAHATFEDADATVMEALELYRGVYEDLLAVPVVPGYKTEKEKFAGGFRTTTVEAYIAGSGRAIQGATSHNLGQNFGKMFEISFQNEKGESQIPWQTSWGLTTRTIGVMVMVHGDDTGLVLPPRVAPLQVVIVPIISKKLTPEQADPYCLSILADLKKAGLRAKYDDRSAYNPGWKYNHWEQKGVPVRIEVGPRDIEQKSARVVVRHNSDKEDHPVEGLGSLLRNMMDVIHDAMFTKAKDARDAHVVQVTDWKDFVPNLEKNNLVLTPWCGGEHQEWEETVKEKSRAESLLARGEEVEDEKTATSVAAKTLCIPFAQPELPAGTKCIASGMEATCWVLWGRSY; encoded by the coding sequence ATGATTTCGTACTACGATATTTCGGGTTGTTATATTTTACGTCCCTGGAGTTACAAAATGTGGGAACTCATCCAGGTTTGGTTCAATGCCAAAATAGAAGACATGGGCGTCGAGAACGCATACTTTCCGCTCTTTGTATCCCAGGACCGactcgaaaaggaaaaggatcACGTGGAGGGGTTCGCCCCGGAAGTTGCTTGGGTCACTCGGTCGGGCGAAGGCGACTTGGCTCGTCCCATTGCCGTCCGTCCTACTTCCGAAACCATCATGTACCCCGCGTACTCGGACTGGATCAAATCGCACCGCGATTTACCCCTCAAACTCAACCAGTGGAGCAACGTGGTGCGGTGGGAATTCAAGTACCCCACTCCATTTTTGCGGACCCGCGAATTTCTGTGGCAAGAAGGACACACGGCGCACGCCACTTTCGAGGACGCGGACGCCACCGTTATGGAAGCGCTTGAGCTTTACCGCGGGGTGTACGAGGATTTATTGGCCGTCCCGGTCGTTCCAGGGTACAAaacggaaaaggaaaagttcGCCGGTGGCTTCCGCACCACCACGGTGGAAGCCTATATTGCCGGCTCTGGCCGTGCCATTCAAGGTGCCACGTCGCACAATCTCGGAcagaattttggaaaaatgtTTGAAATCAGTTTCCAGAATGAAAAGGGCGAATCGCAAATTCCTTGGCAAACTTCCTGGGGGCTTACCACCCGTACCATTGGTGTGATGGTCATGGTCCACGGTGACGATACCGGCTTGGTCCTGCCACCCCGGGTGGCTCCGTTACAGGTCGTCATTGTTCCCATTATAAGTAAAAAGCTGACTCCGGAACAGGCCGATCCGTATTGCTTGTCCATTTTGGCCGATCTGAAAAAGGCTGGCCTCCGCGCCAAGTACGACGATCGGTCAGCGTACAATCCCGGTTGGAAATACAATCACTGGGAGCAAAAGGGAGTCCCCGTGCGTATTGAGGTCGGCCCCCGCGACATTGAACAAAAGAGCGCTCGGGTAGTCGTGCGGCACAATAGTGACAAAGAGGACCACCCAGTGGAAGGTTTGGGCAGTCTCCTTCGCAACATGATGGACGTGATTCACGACGCCATGTTTACCAAGGCCAAGGATGCGCGCGATGCACATGTGGTCCAAGTGACGGACTGGAAGGACTTTGTCCCgaatttggaaaagaatAATCTCGTCTTGACGCCCTGGTGTGGTGGTGAACACCAAGAATGGGAAGAAACGGTCAAGGAAAAGAGTCGGGCGGAATCGTTACTGGCCCGTGGCGAAGAAGTGGAAGACGAAAAAACCGCCACCAGTGTTGCGGCCAAGACACTGTGTATTCCGTTTGCACAGCCGGAGCTACCAGCTGGGACCAAGTGTATTGCCAGTGGCATGGAGGCAACTTGTTGGGTGTTGTGGGGACGATCCTACTAG
- a CDS encoding predicted protein, producing MKAPVRNHPLDGRSETSRYRSARRCVELLGWIALSRNGRSHVEAWSFVPYPHLRLSRPYHCPSTTLHGGEKMSHCRRLGIPVSTVAPNGIFPRKRRTHRWSQADEGDDAIDHNSLEEHTPSEITAIPCTNGEAVSSNHTATTTSNLSFTPSTATTTTSAHGSKVPTYRQLIIFASTTILIWLSEPLLSLVDTTVVGITQQNAIVQLASLGPSTTLIDSLLYLTYFLAIATTNLISKGIAVRDYRGLQRTTSHVLGVATLLGTVTTVIVWGAGGLVLRNMAGASGTPELLAFATRYAWIRASVAVSSVVGMVAQSFCLATLNTRTPAMAVLAASVTNLAGDLALAPRYGVQGAALATAAASLVSTSILMQAVRRKMQIWRRMEVQGDPSGAVNEIRVPEKLQYRDAAPAAENTTQIAIGNVEYDSSIQANDVLVATASTVPEMNPLSHQEIPLLSLPGRQDMLELVKLSGPIFFVILAKVACYGAMTIRCTDFGVVSLAAHNIMMRVFFFFGCFGDAVSQTAQSFMPATLYPKPSTKDFRGILKKLIVLVGVIAFWNCQVSTRILQSLGRYLSNDASIVAMMRDHAHYLGAALALHPFILLCEGTVIAARDFTTLVATYVVTLGIHFSILKFFCASFPAVWRTFFLFQGIRLFNFSTRVWRKQAAIRQEEQRALQI from the coding sequence ATGAAGGCACCGGTACGGAATCACCCACTGGACGGTAGGTCCGAGACGTCTCGGTATCGATCGGCACGTCGGTGCGTGGAGTTGTTGGGATGGATCGCTCTGTCCCGGAACGGCCGTTCGCACGTCGAGGCTTGGTCCTTCGTTCCTTATCCACACCTTCGGTTGAGTCGGCCCTACCATTGTCCGTCCACGACGTTGCACGGCGGGGAGAAAATGTCCCATTGTCGAAGGCTTGGTATACCCGTAAGTACGGTGGCGCCAAACGGGATTTTCCCTCGCAAACGACGCACCCATCGATGGAGTCAAGCCGACGAGGGAGACGACGCCATTGACCACAACTCGCTCGAAGAGCATACACCATCTGAGATAACGGCGATACCGTGTACCAACGGAGAAGCAGTATCCTCCAACCACACCGCTACTACAACTTCGAATCTGTCCTTTACTCCTTCCACCGCAACTACAACAACTTCGGCACATGGTAGCAAAGTCCCTACTTATCGGCAACTCATCATCTTTGCCTCCACAACCATTCTCATTTGGCTCAGCGAACCGCTACTCAGCTTGGTCGACACCACCGTTGTCGGTATTACCCAACAAAACGCTATTGTACAGCTCGCTTCTCTAGGACCATCTACTACACTCATTGACAGTTTACTATACCTCACGTACTTTCTGGCCATTGCCACCACCAATCTTATTTCCAAAGGAATCGCCGTTCGGGACTACCGCGGTCTCCAGCGCACCACCTCGCACGTTTTAGGCGTGGCCACGCTTCTGGGTACCGTCACCACGGTCATTGTTTGGGGAGCCGGTGGCCTGGTTTTGCGTAACATGGCGGGCGCCAGTGGGACGCCGGAACTCCTAGCCTTTGCCACCCGCTACGCTTGGATTCGAGCATCAGTGGCCGTCAGCTCCGTTGTCGGTATGGTGGCCCAATCCTTCTGTTTGGCCACGCTGAATACCCGAACACCGGCCATGGCAGTTCTagccgcttccgtcaccAATCTGGCCGGGGATTTGGCTTTGGCCCCGCGCTACGGTGTCCAGGGAGCCGCGTTGGCCACGGCGGCGGCTAGTCTCGTATCCACCAGCATTCTCATGCAGGCGGTACGCCGGAAAATGCAAATATGGCGACGAATGGAAGTGCAGGGGGACCCATCCGGCGCAGTTAACGAAATACGCGTCCCGGAAAAGCTCCAGTACCGAGACGCCGCCCCGGCAGCAGAGAATACGACACAAATTGCCATTGGCAATGTGGAGTACGATTCATCGATACAAGCAAACGATGTTTTGGTGGCCACCGCCTCCACCGTTCCAGAAATGAATCCGCTGTCGCATCAGGAAATTCCCCTCTTGTCCTTGCCTGGTCGTCAGGATATGCTAGAGCTCGTCAAACTTTCCGGTCCTATATTTTTTGTCATTCTAGCCAAAGTAGCCTGCTACGGGGCCATGACTATACGATGCACCGACTTTGGGGTCGTCTCTTTGGCCGCACACAATATTATGATGcgcgtctttttcttctttggctgcTTCGGCGATGCCGTCTCGCAAACGGCCCAGTCGTTCATGCCCGCGACGCTGTACCCCAAGCCTTCCACCAAGGACTTTCGGGGTATCTTGAAGAAACTCATCGTGTTGGTAGGAGTCATTGCCTTTTGGAACTGCCAGGTGTCTACCCGGATTTTGCAATCGTTAGGTCGTTACCTGAGCAATGACGCGAGTATAGTGGCCATGATGCGCGACCATGCACACTATTTGGGTGCCGCACTCGCTCTACACCCGTTCATTCTTTTGTGTGAAGGGACGGTCATTGCGGCGCGGGACTTCACCACCCTGGTGGCCACCTACGTGGTCACGCTGGGAATTCATTTTAGCATTCTGAAATTCTTTTGTGCCTCTTTCCCCGCGGTTTGGCGCaccttctttttgttccaagGAATCCGGcttttcaacttttccaCCCGTGTGTGGCGCAAACAAGCAGCCATTCGCCAAGAAGAGCAACGAGCTCTCCAAATCTGA